ACCTTAGTGTCCAGACTTGCTATGAACACAGAAGGCACATTGAACAGATGGTTGTAGTAAGCTACTTCTTTTGAAGAGTAGTCCCTCATTGGCCTCACTGCTATGATGTCACCATATCGAGAGTCTGAGaaaccctgcacacacacacacacacttttttttaaaactcagatccacagagaaacattttcttcacaCATTCCATTTCTTCAATAAAAAAGATACATATATTTTCAAAAGACTGTATCCATGTATtgtctatacacacacacatacgcaccgTGTCTTGAGCCAGCTGTGCTCCTCTGCCCAGTGATATACTGGTGAGCAGTTTAACAGCCAGTCTGGTGCAGTTGTCTCCCAGCATTAGTTTGCAGTAGCCTTCAGTACGAGCTGTGTGAACCAGGAGATGCTgcctttaaaaggaaaaaacagagTGGGATCAGGATAGTTTAAGTgagctcatttaaaaacaatgttatcactgttttcctcctttctgtaTTCAAGCACTTGGCATTGGTTTCATGGAGATATGAGTAAATAATGTTCTCATGGGACAAACACACCAGTTAGAAAATAGCCCCTAGGGTTGCCTTTTCATCAGAATGAGTGGAACAGCAGGGGACAGAGTGATGTGTCAGCCCAGTGGAATATCCTCTCTGCTTAAAGTGTCTAAATGCAGAGATAGGAGCCCCACACTGTAGATCAGAGGCaaaaactaattttcattcgagggccacatacagaccaatttgatctgatgtgggccagatcattaaaaagatggagggaaagaaggaagaaaggaaggaaataagaagggaaggaaggaaagacaggcaaaaggaaggagggaagaaaggtaggaaagacacacagtgaaggacagacagactgatggatggaagaaagggaggaaggacagaaggaagaaagggagtaaggacagatggaaggaagaaaggaacgaagaaaggtaggaaggacagatggaaggaaggaaggaaggacagaaggaagaaaggaaaaaaggaaggtaagaaggacagatggaataaagaaagggaggaaggacggaaggaagaaagggaggaaggacagaaggaaggaagggaggaaggaacgaataaaggataaaaggaagggaggaagtacagatggaaggaaggaaaagaacataggaaggaaagtgggccggattgcacccctcggcgggcccgttctggcccacggaccgcatgtttgacacccctgctgtagatGAAATGCTACTAACAGCATGTCTGACCTTAATGTGTTCAGTAGATCTTCTCTGGCTGTCAGTGTCTTAGCAGAGCCAATCAGCTGCTgcagtaagtgtgtgtgggaCTCCTGGATGTCAGGTGGGGATGATTCATCCTGTGTCTGTGCTgtcaaacatctgctgctgtcagtctgaATGAAGTGATCCACAGCTGCTTTGTAGGAGCTGGCTGGTCTCTCTGAGGGAGAGGGAGCTGTCACCACCACTGAACTGGGAAGGTGGAGGACCTGGGAGATGGTTAGAGAACACAGTCAAGaagaaatctgaaaaaaagtgttgaTGTGTCAGCATTTAGTTTAGAGCTGTTAGTCCACACTGACCTGCTCCAGAGGCACAATGTGGAAAGGGAAGCCAGTAGTTTTAAACACATTCAGCAGCTCAGACATCGTCCTACGTCTCTCCTCCACAGACTGACCTACAGCGCCCCCCTctggagaaacacacacacatattcagtgtaaactgaatgaaatgaaagaactGTTCAGAGCATAATCATTTCGAAAATGATCAAATTCCTTCAAGCACACATAGAAATGATTACACTCATTTAAAGAGTGATTTACCATCAATGTAGACAATGCCAGGTATGAATCTTAACTTCTTGTGGGCATTCTGACTCAAACCCTGGGAAGAGGAAAATAATGTAAGTTACATTATATTAAGACAAAAGATCTTCTGCATCTACAATGTTCTACAGATAGATTAGGACAGATGTTTTCAAAGTGTGAGACTATGGACCTCCCCTCACACAAAGCTAGTTTCATTTAGCAGCTAGCACTATGTCTGCACTGTGACtgtaaaactaaactaacagTAAAATGGATCAATATATGAACATCAGCAGTATAGTGTTAAAGGCAGCTTGCATCTGTTTTTTAGAGTTCTGAagattattgtttatttgactTGCTAAACCTATTTCTCgtatatgaaaaaataaatgttaatatttatgaatCTACAAGctataagattaaaaaaagagtccCTACAGGCTGCAGAGGTCCTAATAGCCTCAGTATGAAGGTTTCAGCTGGGTAACATttagtgaaaaaataaaatctgttttagtGAATGTGCTCCTCACAATAACTcataaatatgcaaaataaGGTTGAGATATCTTTATAAGTTAGTTAGGAGATAGACTGTTAAAAAGGTGCAAGGATGGATTGATGGGGACTACATAAAGACAGTTAACCTCTTGAACTTGACTGAGCATTGAGCAAGAAGAAGGACCTCCAGATACAGCCAGCAGCACCTACAAACACAGAAGACAAATGCATTCATCATTCTATGCCAACAACTGATTCATCTTCTAATCATGAAGTGCCTTTATTAATGCtgtgtggagagagaaacacacctTCTCTCCAGGGAAGATGATCCTGTTTTTGCCCAGCATGGCCCGGAACTTATGCACAAAGTATTCTTTGAAACAGTCCCtaacatcaaacacacagtacagtTAATAACTTCTAaaagcatgttaacattgtgaGGTAAGctcatccattcattcacttACTCGTCCACAGGGCTGCTAACATTGCTGTAAACTAAAGGGTTCTGAGAATAAGCACTGAAGTAACAGGATTGTGTAATCACTACAACTATACATGTATACCATCagaatcatttaaaaaggtgCTATACTCATAtcaatatgtttaaatatagGTGCATGACTTGGGATTCTTTCAGCTTGCAATCAATCACCTCCCAGCACAGAACCCCTTGTGTTCCACACTACAGTCTGGTAGATCCCAGTCTTACCTGCAGTATGTATCTGCTGCTCTGATCACCACAGCTGCAGTCGCTTCTTTGCACTTGACACATTTCTTAGAAACACTAACAAATGGAGGAGAAAGGCAATCATGAGAATCATTCAGTAATGTTTAGAGTGTCCTAGAATAACATAACAGCCACATTAGAAAAGCAGGTGTGGACTACTACTTTACTTTATTCTTCTTATCTCAATATCTCaattcataaaaaacaaactagtATATGCAGAGGTGAGGTCTCACCAaatatctctcacacacacagacacacacacacatttcatacgTTACCTTGAGTACAAAATAACTTTAACATTGTGTTAATTGCCTCCAAAAAGTATAGGTTATAAGTTGAAACTGAATAAAGtttgctatatatatatatacacacactatatatatatatatatatatatatatatgtatatatacacatacacacacatatatatatatatatatatatatatatatatatatatatatgtatatatacacatacacacacatatatatatatatatatatatacatacatacatacatatatatatatacacacatatatatgtaaatgGTGAATAGACTGAAATGATTTAGCACTTCTCTGCTTTAATGGACAAGCCAGCCTATCACATACATTCTAATGTTGATCATTCATTTAATCACATGACCAATGCCAGCTGACATGAAGTGAATTTAGGAACATGAAGCAGTCATAACACACTCTGGTCAGCTGGTATCCTTAGTGATAGACACAATGTCTTACTTATT
This portion of the Scomber japonicus isolate fScoJap1 chromosome 14, fScoJap1.pri, whole genome shotgun sequence genome encodes:
- the ctu2 gene encoding cytoplasmic tRNA 2-thiolation protein 2 isoform X2; amino-acid sequence: MCQVDEGYHDRLERQEGPSVSKKCVKCKEATAAVVIRAADTYCRDCFKEYFVHKFRAMLGKNRIIFPGEKVLLAVSGGPSSCSMLSQVQEGLSQNAHKKLRFIPGIVYIDEGGAVGQSVEERRRTMSELLNVFKTTGFPFHIVPLEQVLHLPSSVVVTAPSPSERPASSYKAAVDHFIQTDSSRCLTAQTQDESSPPDIQESHTHLLQQLIGSAKTLTAREDLLNTLRQHLLVHTARTEGYCKLMLGDNCTRLAVKLLTSISLGRGAQLAQDTGFSDSRYGDIIAVRPMRDYSSKEVAYYNHLFNVPSVFIASLDTKTTDKASIQRLTESFVTKLQADFPSTVSTIYRTSEKLQTACKSSTTADPCARCLLCMCALDTTVENASAFQATLISEQLSQTKSLAGGQSEWTAPTGQCCSSGEGGAGGAGGGEGCGRTVEGGGCCSSAKVAETADVRSLLCYSCQLTIKDMSSVDCLPQYILSEAQKRRRRSQMREEISGFLLDDGDGGD
- the ctu2 gene encoding cytoplasmic tRNA 2-thiolation protein 2 isoform X1, encoding MCQVDEGYHDRLERQEGPSVSKKCVKCKEATAAVVIRAADTYCRDCFKEYFVHKFRAMLGKNRIIFPGEKVLLAVSGGPSSCSMLSQVQEGLSQNAHKKLRFIPGIVYIDEGGAVGQSVEERRRTMSELLNVFKTTGFPFHIVPLEQVLHLPSSVVVTAPSPSERPASSYKAAVDHFIQTDSSRCLTAQTQDESSPPDIQESHTHLLQQLIGSAKTLTAREDLLNTLRQHLLVHTARTEGYCKLMLGDNCTRLAVKLLTSISLGRGAQLAQDTGFSDSRYGDIIAVRPMRDYSSKEVAYYNHLFNVPSVFIASLDTKTTDKASIQRLTESFVTKLQADFPSTVSTIYRTSEKLQTACKSSTTADPCARCLLCMCALDTTVENASAFQATLISEQLSQTKSLGVNRTAFPKQSPAGGQSEWTAPTGQCCSSGEGGAGGAGGGEGCGRTVEGGGCCSSAKVAETADVRSLLCYSCQLTIKDMSSVDCLPQYILSEAQKRRRRSQMREEISGFLLDDGDGGD